TGAATAGTCCTGAACTGATTTGAATTAATAATACGCCAGAAAAGTCATATTGTCCCAAACACATCCCAAACACAAATGGATTATTTACAGTTAGCAAACCCTAAAAATAAAAAGATGAGATTCGACCAAAAGGTAGACAGGGACTGAAGTTTGTGCTATAATATTACTATCAAAAGGGATAAGCAGTTAGAGTAATCGAAAGCATCTTTTGAATGTAATAAGTTCATAGTTTTGAACTTTTTTATAGCAAATATCAGTCAACTTAACCCATAGAAAAAAAATGAAAGACTTAAGGTCTCCAATACCTTTGGATAGGTATTTCTTGACTATTAGTGAGACATGTAATGTGTTCTCTACGTCAAGATCAACACTTACTCGCATGGAAAAGAATGGTCTTTTCCCAAAAAGAGTAAAAATCACACCTAAAAAGGTCGGATATAAAACATACGAATTAAGAAAACACTATCAGGAAAACTACTAATGAAATTAATTGAAAATTTTGCAGAATTATTGCACTCAGATCAACTCCCAGATGATTTTGGAGATTGGTTTATTTTTGAAAAAGGAGATGAAAAATATTTTACGATTCCAGAAAAAAATCCCCGTCTTAATCGTTACTTGGTAAATTCTGAATTTTGGAAACTTCTAATGTGGGGAGTGAGAAGGGATTTTTGGAATAAAAAAGGAAAAAAACAATTTGAAAATAGAAAGAAAATTCTTGACCAAATTAAAGTCTTTCCATATTTCACATCTCTCAGATCTCTTCATGGATATATCCAAGAAAGAAAAGAAACGTTGGGATATACAACTAAAAGAATTAACGATTGGAAGAAAGAGATCAAGAAAGGTATGAGTCCTGAAGAAATAACTTCTTATCAAATTCAGAATCATTCAGGAATAGATCTTGATACTAACTACCGCAAGTACGTTGAACCAGTTCTGGAGGAAGTCAAATGAAAGTTACTAATGAAGAATCTCTTCAAATGTATAGAGGTGAGACTTGTGCATTAAAAGAAATCATTTGGTCTTATGAGCAGTTACTTCGATTAATTAATGAATTTTATGCTTACCAAATGGATAGAAGAACAAAAAGAACAAAATCTCATCTTGAGCAGATTCAATATTTTGAAGCACTTATCCCAAAACTGAAGGAATCACTTTCAGAAAAAACAGATCCAGAATATTTCTTGAGGTATCACAAATGACTTCATACAACCAAAAAATTGGAAATTACGCAAAACAAATGGTTGAGACATTAACTGATGAAGATTGCGAATATTTACTTGTTCATAACCAAAGAACAAGACACTTAGGAAACGTCATATGGGATGTATGCAGTAACAGAATCTTGAGGAAAACTAATGACTAAAAACAAAAAATTAGAAGATCAACTTAAAAGGAACAAATTTCAATTCGAAAGAGGAAAAATGTTTCTTAAAAATCAAAGATACTTAGTAAGGGTTGAAACTGAGGGATTCCAATGGGGTACTGATAATTTAATGGTTGAGGAATCTGTCGAAATAATATCTATGAATTTGGATGAATTAATTAAAAATCTTGGATTTTTACATAAACCTTATAAGACTTATCCTGTCGGATTAACTGAAAAAGAGTATGAGGAATTGCCTTATGAAAAGTACGAATGGGGGATTCATAAGTCAGTAGTAATACTTCAACAAACTGAGGATGAATACTAATGCTCTCTATTACCAAAATTAAAAGGACAAAATCTAAAACTCACAAGAAAGTAATACCAGTTCAGGAGCGAACTGGTTTATATCTAATCGTTGAACCTCAACCCAAAAACTGCAAAAGGTTTGAAGGAAGGATGCGTTATCCAAGAGGAAGAAAAGGCAAAACTCAATATATTTCTTTGGGTGTCTTTGATGAAAAGAAAAACGATCCA
This region of Prochlorococcus sp. MIT 0604 genomic DNA includes:
- a CDS encoding AlpA family transcriptional regulator, with the protein product MKDLRSPIPLDRYFLTISETCNVFSTSRSTLTRMEKNGLFPKRVKITPKKVGYKTYELRKHYQENY